From the genome of Pseudomonas sp. WJP1:
TCATTGACGGCACCGGGGCCTTGCTCGCCGCGGCGCATTTCGTAATCCAGGCGGGCGATGCGCAGGTCTTTGGTCATCCCGTTGATATCGGAAATGAACCCCAGCGTATCACCGCGACGGGTAACGTCGCTCAGGCCGGTCCAGCCGGTGAAGGTGATCAGCATCGTCAGCAGCAGCACAAGACCGAAGCCGACGCCCAGCTTGCGGTTTACGCTTACGTTCCCCAGTTTATCGGCTAGCGATTGGTACATGCTGCAGCTCCCTTGGACCACACATTGGTTTCATGGGAGGTGTATCGGCAGAGAAGTGGGGTTCTGTAGGTGCTGCCCGATGGGCGGATAGATGATGAACCTGTGGGAGCGAGCCGGCTCCCACAAAGGAAAGTGTCTGGGTTAGAAGAGGCGTGCCAGCAGGGCAGTAACGGCGGTTTCCACGCGCAGGATGCGCTCACCCAGCTGCACCGGTTGCAGGCCGGATTTGCCCAACAAGTCGATCTCGTACGGGATCCAGCCACCTTCCGGGCCGATGGCCAGGGTCACGGGCTCGGTCAGGGCGCGGGGGCAGGGCGGGTACTGGCCAGGATGGCCCACCAGGCCAAGGGTGCCCTCGGTAATGGCAGGCAGGCGATCCTCGACGAACGGCTTGAAGCGTTTCTCGATCACGACTTGCGGCAGCACACTGTCCCTGGCCTGTTCGAGGCCAAGGATCAGTTGCTCGCGAATGGCCTCGGGCTCCAGGAACGGGGTCTGCCAGAAGCTCTTCTCGACGCGATAGCTGTTTACCAGCACGACCCGTGGCACACCCATGGCCGCGACGGTCTGGAACACCCTGCGCAGCATTTTGGGCCGCGGCAGGGCCAGGACCAGGGTCAGCGGCAGCTTGGCGGGTGGAGGCTGGTCGAGGGTGACGCGCAGTTCCGCCTCGTTGGCGTCCAGGCGCAGGACCTCGGCCGACCCCATCAGGCCGCCGATGCGGCCGACCCGCATGCTGTCACCGACTTCACAGCGGTGGACTTCCTGCATGTGGGTCAACCGCCGGTCACGCAGCACAACCCGGTCGGCCGCAATGAAGTCGGCCTCTTCAAGGAGCAGCAGGTTCACGGTTGGGTCGCTGGCGGCTGGTCGTTGTTATCGTCGGCAGGCTGGTCGTCCGGATGCTCGCCTCGCTTGCTGATCAGGCTGCCGAACAGGATGCCGATTTCAAACAGCAGCCACATCGGTACGGCCAACAGGGTCTGCGAGAAAATGTCTGGCGGGGTCAGGATCATGCCGACCACGAAGCAGCCGATGATTACGTACGGGCGGATTTTCTTCAGGTACTTGACGTCGACCACGCCGATCCACACCAGCAGCACCACGGCCACCGGGATTTCGAACGCCACGCCGAAGGCGAAGAACAGCGTCATGACGAAATCGAGGTAGCTGGTGATGTCGGTCATCATTTCCACACCGGCCGGGGTGGCGGCGGCGAAGAACTTGAAGATCAGCGGGAACACCAGGAAATAGGCGAATGCCATGCCGGCGTAGAACAGCACGATGCTCGAGCACAGCAAGGGAACGGCGATGCGCTTCTCGTGCTTGTACAGGCCTGGCGCGATGAAGCCCCAGATCTGGTGCAGGATCACCGGGATCGCCAGGAACAGCGACACCATCATGGTCAACTTCAGTGGCGTCAGGAACGGCGACGACACATCCGTGGCAATCATCGTCGCGCCCGCTGGCAGGTAGGCCCGCAGCGGGGTCGAGACGAAGGTGTAGATCTGCTGGGTAAAGGCGAACAGCCCGGCAAAGATGATGAAGATCGCCGCTACGCAGCGCAGCAGGCGGGTACGCAACTCGGTGAGGTGCGAAACCAGCGGCATGTGCTGGTCGTTTTCAGGAAGATCGCTCATGGGGCTCGCGGCGGCAGTGTTGGGTCATGAGGGGCCGGCGCAACGGGCGCAGCCGCAGGTGTAGCGGGGGCCACCGGCGTCGCTGCGACAGGTGCAGCGGCAACCGGCGCAGGTTCAACGACAGGCGCATCAATCGTCTGCGCCGCCACAGGCTCGACAGGTGTCGGTTGCTGCTGGGTCGGCGAGAAGATCTTGCGGGCCTCCTGCTCAAGCGACAGGATGTGCTCGTTGTGCAGTTGCCGACGAATCTCGTCGGCACCGATTTCACGTTCAACTTCCTGTTTGATTGCATTGAAGCTGCGCTTGAGGCGCCCGACCCACAGGCCGGCGGTGCGCGCAGCGCCCGGCAGGCGCTCGGGGCCCAGCACCAGCAGGGCGACGAGGCCAACGAGCAGCAGTTCAGAGAAGCTGATACCAAACATTAGTCAGTGCTCACGAGTCTTTGCGGATCGGCTCTTCGACTTTCTGTGCCTGCACGTCGATGGTGTGCGGCTGGTTCACAGAAGCCTGTGGCTGAACCGGTGGCACCGGTTGAGCTGGAGTCGCTGTCGGATCGGCCGGTTTTTCGTCGTCGTTCATGGCCTTGCGAAAGCCCTTGATCGACTCGCCGACGTCGGTGCCGAGGTTTTTCAGTTTCTTGGTACCGAATACCAGTACCACGACAACCAGGATGACGACCCAGTGTTTCCAGTCAAAAATGCCCATGCTGCTGCTCCTCTCTAATAGTTATTCAGGCGGACGGGCGCGAGGCTTTCTCGGCGTGCCCGGACAGACCGAAGCGACGGTCCAGTTCATCGAGTACAGCCTGGGGATGCTGCCCCAATTGGGCGAGCATGACCATGCTGTGGAACCACAAATCGGCGGTTTCGTAGATCACATCGCTGCAGTCGCCGCTGATGGCGGCGTCCTTGGCGGCAATGATGGTCTCGACCGACTCTTCACCGACTTTTTCCAGAATCTTGTTCAAGCCCTTGTGGTACAGGCTGGCGACGTACGAGCTGTCGGCGGCGGCGCCTTTGCGCTCTTCCAGCACTTGGGCCAGACGGGTCAACGTGTCACTCATGTTTGTGTCCTGCGGAATAGATGGCGTGCGGATCTTTCAGGACCGGGTCGACAGTCGTCCAGTCGCCGTTTTCGAAAACGCGGTAGAAGCAGCTCTGGCGGCCGGTATGGCAGGCGATGTCGCCAATTTGCTCGACCATCAGGATGATCACGTCGGCGTCGCAGTCCAGGCGCATCTCATGCAGCTTCTGCACGTGGCCGGACTCTTCGCCCTTGCGCCACAGCTTGCCACGCGAGCGCGACCAGTAGATGGCGCGGTTCTCGGCAGCCGTCAGTTCCAGTGCTTCGCGGTTCATCCAGGCCATCATCAGGACGCGCCCGGTCTTGTGGTCCTGGGCAATCGCCGGCACCAGGCCGTCGGCATCCCACTTGATCTCGTCCAGCCAGTTTTTCATCTTCGACTCCGACAGCGAGCCCGACACATCATTAGTCGGGCTCAACGTTGAAACAGTGTGCCAGTGCGCAGCACAACTGGCTATCGGCGAACGACCAGATACAAGCCGACCGCCATCATGATGCCCGCCGGCCAGTAAGCCAGATCGTTCAATGGCCCGCCTGCGGCGAGGATCGCGCCACCGGCCAGATGGGCCGTACCGAGCAGGCGCAGGAACCAGTCGTCGCGTCGCCGGTGCCACGGCGGTGGCGGATCGCTGGCGTGGGGCTGGGACAGGCGTTCGAGCAGGTCACGGGTCATGTTGGCCAGGTGCGGGATCTGTTCGATCTGGCTCTGCACGTTGCCAAACAAGGCTTTGGGACTGACGCGCTCACGCATCCAGCGTTCGAGGAAGGGCTGCGCGGTGTTCCACAGGTCGAGGTCCGGGTACAGCTGACGGCCCAGGCCTTCGATGTTCAACAGGGTTTTCTGCAGCAGGACAAGCTGCGGCTGTACTTCCATGTTGAAGCGCCGGGCGGTCTGGAACAGGCGCATCAGCACCTGGCCGAAGGAAATATCTTTTAACGGTTTTTCAAAGATCGGTTCGCAGACCGTACGGATCGCCGCTTCGAATTCGTTGAGTTTGGTTTCCGCCGGCACCCAGCCCGAATCGATGTGCAGCTGTGCCACACGCCGGTAATCACGCTTGAAGAAGGCGAACAGGTTGCGCGCCAGGTAATCCTGGTCCTCGGGGGTGAGGCTGCCGACGATACCGCAGTCGATCGCAATGTACTGCGGGCTCCACGGCTGCACGGTGCTGACGAAGATGTTGCCGGGGTGCATGTCGGCATGGAAGAAGCTGTCGCGGAACACCTGGGTGAAGAAGATCTCCACGCCGCGTTCGGCGAGCATTTTCATGTCGGTGCGCTGGTCGGCCAGGGTCGCCAGGTCGGTGACCTGGATGCCGTAGATGCGCTCCATCACCAGCACTTTCGGCCGGCACCAGTCCCAATAGACTTGGGGCACGTAGAGCAGCGGCGAGCCGTCGAAGTTACGCTTCAACTGGCTGGCGTTGGCCGCTTCGCGCAGCAGGTCGAGTTCGTCGTAGATGGTTTTTTCGTAGTCCTGGACCACGTCCACCGGGTGCAACAGGCGCGCGTCGGCCGAGAGCTTTTCGGCGGCGCGGGCGAGGATGAACAGCCACGCCAGATCTTGCGCAATCACCGGCTTGAGGCCTGGCCGGATCACCTTGACCACCACTTCCTCGCCGGTTTTCAGCTGCGCGGCATGCACCTGGGCCACCGACGCCGAGGCCAGCGGTTCGACGTCGAAGCGGCTGAACACTTCACTGATTTTCTTGCCGAGCTGCTCTTCGATCAGCTTGACCGACACTTGCGAGTCGAACGGCGGCACGCGGTCCTGCAGCATCATCAGCTCATCGGCGATGTCTTCGGGCAGCAGGTCGCGGCGGGTGGACAGGATCTGCCCGAACTTGATGAAAATCGGCCCCAGGTCCTGCAACGCCAGGCGCAGTCGTGCGCCACGGCTCAGGTCCAGGGTCTTGCGCGGAAACCAGCGCCACGGCAAGGCGTAACGCAGCACCAGCAGGAACCAGGGCAACGGCAGGGCGAACAGCAGGTCATCGAGGCGGTAGCGGATCACGACGCGCTGGATGCGCAACAAACGGCGGACGGCAAGCAGCTTCATGCGTTATCGCTTGGGTCGAGGGATCGGGAAAGGCGCTCGAAACGCGCCTCGAGGCGTTCCAGATCGAGTTTGATCTGGTCCAGTTCACTGAATCGGGCTTCGGCTTCGCGCTGACCGACGAGGGTGCGCGATTCTTCGGCCAGGTATTCGCCCAGATTCTGGCCGAGGCTGGCGAACCCTTGCTGATACCAGCGGGCGCGGCTGCGCAGGTGACCGCCGACCAGTTGCGTGGCGACGGGGCCGAGCCAGCGCGAGAGTTCGTACTCCCAGTCCAGCTCGAGGTCCTGGAGGATTGCCGCCAGTTCCAGCAGCACCCCGCTGTCGCCGTCGAGCTCGACTTCAGGTGCGTGCAGCACCGCCGTCTTGTCCTTGCTCATCGCCAGCTTCAGCAGGCTGGAGGCCGGTGCACGCAAGGTGCAGTCGGCGCCGGTTTCCCAATGGGAAGCGAGCATCAGGCCTTCATCGCTGGGCAGGATGAACACTTGCAATGCCGGGCTGCGGCAATCGACGGCAATCACCTTGCCAGCCAGATGCGCCAGCCGCGGCAGCGCCGTGCTGTCGAGACGAAGCACCCGGTTCAGGCCAAGCTCAACGCTGGCGAGCACGCCGGCGAGCAGCATCAGGGCTTGATGCCACGGTGCAGGGCGACGATGCCTGCGGTCATGTTGTGATAGGTCACGCGGTCGAAACCGGCCTCGACCATCATCGACTTCAGGGTTTCCTGGTTCGGGTGCATGCGGATCGATTCGGCCAGGTAGCGGTAGCTTTCCGAGTCGTTGGTGATCAGCTTGCCCATCAACGGCATGAAGGCGAACGAGTAGGCGTCGTAGGCTTTGGACATCAGCGCGTTGGTCGGCTTGGAGAACTCCAGCACCAGCAGGCGACCACCAGGCTTGAGCACGCGCAGCAT
Proteins encoded in this window:
- a CDS encoding 16S rRNA (uracil(1498)-N(3))-methyltransferase, whose amino-acid sequence is MNLLLLEEADFIAADRVVLRDRRLTHMQEVHRCEVGDSMRVGRIGGLMGSAEVLRLDANEAELRVTLDQPPPAKLPLTLVLALPRPKMLRRVFQTVAAMGVPRVVLVNSYRVEKSFWQTPFLEPEAIREQLILGLEQARDSVLPQVVIEKRFKPFVEDRLPAITEGTLGLVGHPGQYPPCPRALTEPVTLAIGPEGGWIPYEIDLLGKSGLQPVQLGERILRVETAVTALLARLF
- a CDS encoding ubiquinone biosynthesis accessory factor UbiJ is translated as MLLAGVLASVELGLNRVLRLDSTALPRLAHLAGKVIAVDCRSPALQVFILPSDEGLMLASHWETGADCTLRAPASSLLKLAMSKDKTAVLHAPEVELDGDSGVLLELAAILQDLELDWEYELSRWLGPVATQLVGGHLRSRARWYQQGFASLGQNLGEYLAEESRTLVGQREAEARFSELDQIKLDLERLEARFERLSRSLDPSDNA
- the hisI gene encoding phosphoribosyl-AMP cyclohydrolase, yielding MKNWLDEIKWDADGLVPAIAQDHKTGRVLMMAWMNREALELTAAENRAIYWSRSRGKLWRKGEESGHVQKLHEMRLDCDADVIILMVEQIGDIACHTGRQSCFYRVFENGDWTTVDPVLKDPHAIYSAGHKHE
- the ubiB gene encoding ubiquinone biosynthesis regulatory protein kinase UbiB gives rise to the protein MKLLAVRRLLRIQRVVIRYRLDDLLFALPLPWFLLVLRYALPWRWFPRKTLDLSRGARLRLALQDLGPIFIKFGQILSTRRDLLPEDIADELMMLQDRVPPFDSQVSVKLIEEQLGKKISEVFSRFDVEPLASASVAQVHAAQLKTGEEVVVKVIRPGLKPVIAQDLAWLFILARAAEKLSADARLLHPVDVVQDYEKTIYDELDLLREAANASQLKRNFDGSPLLYVPQVYWDWCRPKVLVMERIYGIQVTDLATLADQRTDMKMLAERGVEIFFTQVFRDSFFHADMHPGNIFVSTVQPWSPQYIAIDCGIVGSLTPEDQDYLARNLFAFFKRDYRRVAQLHIDSGWVPAETKLNEFEAAIRTVCEPIFEKPLKDISFGQVLMRLFQTARRFNMEVQPQLVLLQKTLLNIEGLGRQLYPDLDLWNTAQPFLERWMRERVSPKALFGNVQSQIEQIPHLANMTRDLLERLSQPHASDPPPPWHRRRDDWFLRLLGTAHLAGGAILAAGGPLNDLAYWPAGIMMAVGLYLVVRR
- the tatB gene encoding Sec-independent protein translocase protein TatB → MFGISFSELLLVGLVALLVLGPERLPGAARTAGLWVGRLKRSFNAIKQEVEREIGADEIRRQLHNEHILSLEQEARKIFSPTQQQPTPVEPVAAQTIDAPVVEPAPVAAAPVAATPVAPATPAAAPVAPAPHDPTLPPRAP
- the tatC gene encoding twin-arginine translocase subunit TatC, with translation MSDLPENDQHMPLVSHLTELRTRLLRCVAAIFIIFAGLFAFTQQIYTFVSTPLRAYLPAGATMIATDVSSPFLTPLKLTMMVSLFLAIPVILHQIWGFIAPGLYKHEKRIAVPLLCSSIVLFYAGMAFAYFLVFPLIFKFFAAATPAGVEMMTDITSYLDFVMTLFFAFGVAFEIPVAVVLLVWIGVVDVKYLKKIRPYVIIGCFVVGMILTPPDIFSQTLLAVPMWLLFEIGILFGSLISKRGEHPDDQPADDNNDQPPATQP
- a CDS encoding phosphoribosyl-ATP diphosphatase; this encodes MSDTLTRLAQVLEERKGAAADSSYVASLYHKGLNKILEKVGEESVETIIAAKDAAISGDCSDVIYETADLWFHSMVMLAQLGQHPQAVLDELDRRFGLSGHAEKASRPSA
- a CDS encoding twin-arginine translocase TatA/TatE family subunit, which codes for MGIFDWKHWVVILVVVVLVFGTKKLKNLGTDVGESIKGFRKAMNDDEKPADPTATPAQPVPPVQPQASVNQPHTIDVQAQKVEEPIRKDS